The following proteins are co-located in the Triticum aestivum cultivar Chinese Spring chromosome 1A, IWGSC CS RefSeq v2.1, whole genome shotgun sequence genome:
- the LOC123051984 gene encoding nuclear intron maturase 2, mitochondrial, with translation MPPPRRALISSLLRLRACSSLAHHSPRPPPPSSRRHQFVADPNAAAGTGRSSVGGNPLDPTQLLRDDPVSITASLWVSSFRAAAPGDAAPPPPPALAPFLTRLELWVLAYQKAYADETGSYLPRSSIPASTLTSILTLRNAVIDARFRFGNRLTPYLHSPRAAAAPDPATLSKRKLRALLTTPGPAPFQDRVVQELLLLLLEPVYEARFSPKSFAFRPGRSPHAALRSIRRSWAPYLWYIKGDLSPLLDSPDPALVVGALIRDVRDKKVVDLVRSALLTPVVTARPGDDDASKKKKKRKYQKKKVLPEGEPKPDPYWLQTFFGFAPEEALTQPDWGHCGVLSPLLANVCLDEFDKWMDEKIKEFYKPSKSDVVGGEDGIEQGNTSWPEFVPTSGPDKTRKVDYIRFGGHFLIGVRGPRADAAVIRKQLIEFCDQRFRIKLDNESLPIEHITKGIMFLDHVLCRRVVYPTLRYTATGGKIISEKGVGTLLSVTASLKQCIRQFRKLEFLKGDREPDPQPCFRMFHATQAHTNLQMNKLLTTMAEWYRYADNRKKVVNFCSYIIRGSLAKLYAAKYKLRSRAKVYKIASRNLSRPLKDKKGQSPEYTNLLRMGLVDSVDGLQYTRMSMVPDPDYTPLPSGWRPDHEKFLLEYIKLTDQQTLEEQRSCIREEGLITPQDHISMLVWSYKKNAVLLPSSKESDVQESIEDLGSDTDELNNKELGHGGHQGFP, from the coding sequence atgcctccgcctcgccgcgcgctcatctcctccctcctccgcctccGCGCCTGCTCCTCCCTTGCCCACCACtcaccgcggccgccgccgccctcctcgcgccgccaccaGTTCGTCGCCGACCCCAACGCCGCCGCCGGCACGGGACGAAGCAGCGTCGGCGGCAACCCCTTGGACCCCACGCAGCTCCTCCGCGACGACCCGGTGTCCATCACCGCGTCGCTGTGGGTCTCCTCCTTCCGCGCCGCCGCGCCTGGCGacgccgctccgccaccgccgccggcgctGGCCCCCTTCCTCACTCGCCTCGAGCTCTGGGTGCTCGCCTACCAGAAGGCGTACGCGGACGAGACCGGCTCCTACCTACCCCGCTCCTCCATCCCCGCCTCCACGCTCACCTCCATCCTCACCCTCCGCAACGCCGTCATCGACGCCCGCTTCCGCTTCGGCAACCGCCTCACGCCCTACCTCCACTCCCCGCGCGCCGCGGCGGCCCCGGACCCCGCCACCCTCTCCAAGCGCAAGCTCCGCGCCCTCCTCACCACCCCGGGCCCGGCCCCGTTCCAGGACCGCGTCGTGcaggagctgctcctgctgctgctcgaACCAGTTTATGAGGCgcggttctcgcccaagtccttcGCCTTCCGCCCTGGGCGATCCCCGCATGCCGCACTCCGTAGCATCCGCCGGAGCTGGGCGCCCTACCTCTGGTACATCAAGGGAGACCTCTCCCCGCTGCTTGATTCCCCTGACCCTGCGCTCGTGGTCGGCGCGCTCATCCGTGATGTGCGTGACAAGAAAGTGGTCGATTTAGTCCGCTCGGCACTGCTTACTCCAGTGGTGACCGCCAGGCCTGGTGATGATGAtgcatcaaagaagaagaagaagaggaagtacCAGAAAAAGAAGGTGCTGCCTGAAGGGGAGCCGAAGCCTGACCCCTACTGGTTGCAGACATTCTTTGGGTTTGCACCAGAGGAGGCTCTGACTCAGCCTGATTGGGGGCATTGTGGGGTGCTGAGCCCATTGCTCGCCAATGTCTGTCTTGATGAGTTCGATAAATGGATGGACGAGAAGATTAAGGAGTTCTACAAGCCGTCCAAGTCGGATGTTGTGGGAGGGGAGGATGGCATTGAGCAGGGGAATACATCATGGCCGGAGTTTGTACCCACGAGCGGGCCTGACAAAACAAGGAAGGTGGACTATATTCGGTTTGGCGGGCATTTCTTGATTGGAGTAAGGGGCCCTAGGGCCGACGCTGCAGTGATTCGAAAGCAGCTCATTGAATTTTGTGATCAGCGGTTCAGGATCAAGCTTGACAATGAGAGCCTCCCAATTGAACACATCACTAAAGGGATCATGTTTCTTGATCATGTGTTGTGCCGTCGTGTCGTGTACCCAACCCTCCGTTACACAGCCACTGGAGGCAAGATCATTAGCGAGAAGGGGGTTGGTACTCTGCTCTCAGTTACAGCCAGTTTGAAGCAGTGCATCAGGCAGTTCCGGAAGCTAGAGTTTTTAAAGGGAGACCGTGAGCCAGACCCACAGCCATGTTTCCGGATGTTCCATGCCACGCAAGCTCACACTAACTTGCAGATGAATAAGCTTTTAACGACGATGGCAGAATGGTATCGCTATGCTGATAACCGCAAAAAGGTTGTCAACTTTTGCTCGTACATTATAAGGGGGTCCTTGGCAAAGTTATATGCCGCCAAGTATAAGCTGCGGTCAAGGGCAAAGGtttataagattgcatcaaggaatCTTAGTCGACCATTGAAGGATAAGAAAGGGCAGTCACCAGAGTACACCAATTTGCTGAGAATGGGTCTTGTAGACTCAGTTGATGGACTTCAGTATACAAGGATGTCAATGGTTCCTGATCCTGACTATACACCACTACCAAGCGGGTGGCGCCCGGACCACGAGAAGTTTTTGCTAGAATATATAAAGCTCACAGATCAACAAACACTGGAAGAGCAGCGGAGTTGCATTAGAGAGGAGGGGCTTATAACACCACAGGACCACATTTCAATGCTTGTATGGAGCTACAAGAAAAATGCAGTTTTACTACCTTCTTCAAAAGAGAGTGATGTCCAAGAATCCATAGAAGACCTTGGTTCAGATACAGATGAATTGAATAACAAGGAGCTAGGGCATGGAGGCCATCAGGGTTTTCCATAG
- the LOC123052000 gene encoding SH2 domain-containing protein A isoform X2 yields MAAPAEPGGIEGYLGLRDVRVELDLGKARGGGEGGEGAGGGFAVCFWLYLSGSARPSPVILHQITAGDGNKLPFLALSEGNKLLLFPLLSLHKQAPSSSNSSPWTDTTYISAVNECPLEHWIHIGCEVTENVMRLHIDGDLVAEAHLCSLSSQLDNQDDAYQVCLLGNNGKVDGYVYNVQVLSMLGAIQEQYTENPPSKLSIDYSCCDGIEEGDDGIWCIVGGKASCRRNFMLEVVLTNAFGEHMNKDTQIVASLVYADNGALVEKSRDDAEPPLLIACEGLEYPAESRPLPILRGRALFKLKISQLSSKCDNKLFRIYFSTLHTRKYPFLEASSKPIRCISRGRPSRPLSAAKRTSSATVDEIHLFNNGQGLDRDGKANSCSLSHDQSSVACLHPSKFLKVEGDGTETHKMVSQARKMVVEAQSVRTESTMSDSDSIDARSSWSGSDKDEAETLSDAMIFRYCLEGTYERSTFLKSAASSIIVDDLITLANEVSLYSGCSHHRNQILISKQLLEEGAVTWSIISKNKERALWSSAVPEIMSKFMDIAHSTNRGLSEQDLEVLKGIAGCGADLGRNEFDRLWYWLYPVAVSLSKDKINSLWGCTAPAWIEGLITTEEAENALRSSRELLKKPGTFVLRFPTTRSWPHPDAGSLVVTYVGSDNSIHHRLLSLDVSDARAGSLQDLLLQEPELLQLGRVDRLPTAMKY; encoded by the exons ATGGCGGCGCCGGCAGAACCCGGTGGAATCGAGGGCTACCTCGGCCTCCGCGACGTGCGGGTCGAGCTGGACCTGGGTAAGGCCCGAGGCGGGGGAGAAGGAGGCGAGGGCGCGGGCGGAGGATTCGCCGTCTGCTTCTGGCTCTACCTCTCCGGCTCCGCGAGGCCTTCCCCGGTTATCCTTCACCAG ATAACTGCAGGAGATGGCAATAAGTTGCCATTTCTTGCTTTAAGTGAAGGAAATAAGCTGCTTCTCTTCCCATTGCTGAGTTTGCACAAGCAAGCTCCTAGTTCCTCTAATTCCTCTCCATGGACTGACACGACCTATATATCGGCTGTAAATGAATGCCCTCTTGAGCACTGGATACACATTGGATGCGAG GTTACTGAAAATGTTATGCGCCTTCACATTGATGGCGATCTAGTTGCCGAGGCTCATCTTTGTTCACTATCTAGCCAGCTAGACAATCAAGATGATGCATACCAAGTTTGCTTACTTGGAAACAATGGCAAGGTCGACGGCTATGTCTACAATGTCCAAGTGCTATCTATGCTAGGAGCCATACAGGAGCAATACACAGAG AATCCACCGTCTAAGCTATCTATTGACTACTCGTGCTGCGACGGAATTGAGGAGGGCGATGATGGCATTTGGTGCATTGTCGGTGGGAAG GCTTCTTGTCGGAGGAACTTCATGTTGGAAGTAGTACTAACGAACGCTTTTGGTGAACATATGAACAAGGATACACAG ATTGTTGCTTCACTTGTCTACGCTGACAATGGAGCATTAGTCGAGAAATCAAGGGATGATGCAGAACCTCCCCTACTGATTGCTTGCGAAGGACTTGAATACCCAGCTGAAAGCAGGCCTCTTCCAATTCTTCGTGGGCGTGCACTATTTAAGCTCAAGATATCTCAG CTCTCTTCTAAATGTGACAATAAGCTGTTCCGCATTTATTTCTCAACACTTCACACACGCAAATATCCTTTTCTGGAGGCATCTTCCAAGCCAATTCGCTGTATATCCCGAGGCCGCCCCAGCCGTCCATTGAGTGCTGCAAAGCGGACAAGTTCTGCAACAGtcgatgaaattcatttgtttaaCAATGGACAAGGTCTTGATCGTGATGGCAAAGCAAATTCTTGCTCACTGTCTCATGATCAAAGTTCAGTGGCGTGTTTGCATCCATCCAAGTTTCTCAAGGTAGAAGGCGATGGAACAGAGACTCACAAAATGGTATCCCAG GCTAGAAAGATGGTAGTGGAAGCACAAAGTGTCAGAACTGAATCTACGATGTCAGACTCCGACAGCATTGATGCGAGAAGTTCTTGGAGTGGATCAGATAAGGATGAAGCTGAAACTCTTTCAGATGCTATGATCTTCAGATATTGTCTAGAAGGAACGTATGAGCGGTCAACATTTCTTAAAAGCGCAGCTTCTTCCATCATTGTGGACGATTTGATCACACTTGCAAATGAGGTCTCTTTGTATAGTGGATGCTCCCATCACAG AAACCAAATATTAATTTCAAAGCAATTGCTTGAAGAGGGTGCTGTAACTTGGAGCATAATCTCAAAGAACAAGGAGCGTGCTCTTTGGTCATCTGCAGTTCCTGAAATCATGTCAAAATTTATGGACATCGCGCATTCTACAAACAGAGGTTTGTCAGAACAG GATCTGGAGGTTTTAAAAGGAATTGCTGGCTGTGGGGCTGATCTTGGAAGGAACGAATTTGATAGGCTATGGTATTGGCTATACCCAGTGGCCGTTTCTCTGTCGAAAGATAAAATCAACAGCCTATGGGGTTGCACTGCACCTGCGTGGATAGAGGGATTGATTACAACAGAGGAAGCCGAGAATGCACTAAGAAGCTCCAGGGAACTGCTCAAGAAGCCGGGAACATTCGTTCTCAGATTCCCTACCACACGAAGCTGGCCACATCCAGATGCTGGAAGCCTCGTTGTCACCTATGTTGGCTCCGATAACTCAATTCACCACAGACTTCTATCCCTGGATGTCAG CGATGCTAGGGCTGGGAGTCTACAAGATTTGCTGCTGCAGGAGCCTGAACTACTCCAGTTAGGCAG GGTTGATCGCCTACCGACTGCCATGAAATATTAA
- the LOC123052000 gene encoding SH2 domain-containing protein B isoform X1 has product MAAPAEPGGIEGYLGLRDVRVELDLGKARGGGEGGEGAGGGFAVCFWLYLSGSARPSPVILHQITAGDGNKLPFLALSEGNKLLLFPLLSLHKQAPSSSNSSPWTDTTYISAVNECPLEHWIHIGCEVTENVMRLHIDGDLVAEAHLCSLSSQLDNQDDAYQVCLLGNNGKVDGYVYNVQVLSMLGAIQEQYTENPPSKLSIDYSCCDGIEEGDDGIWCIVGGKASCRRNFMLEVVLTNAFGEHMNKDTQIVASLVYADNGALVEKSRDDAEPPLLIACEGLEYPAESRPLPILRGRALFKLKISQLSSKCDNKLFRIYFSTLHTRKYPFLEASSKPIRCISRGRPSRPLSAAKRTSSATVDEIHLFNNGQGLDRDGKANSCSLSHDQSSVACLHPSKFLKVEGDGTETHKMVSQSKQARKMVVEAQSVRTESTMSDSDSIDARSSWSGSDKDEAETLSDAMIFRYCLEGTYERSTFLKSAASSIIVDDLITLANEVSLYSGCSHHRNQILISKQLLEEGAVTWSIISKNKERALWSSAVPEIMSKFMDIAHSTNRGLSEQDLEVLKGIAGCGADLGRNEFDRLWYWLYPVAVSLSKDKINSLWGCTAPAWIEGLITTEEAENALRSSRELLKKPGTFVLRFPTTRSWPHPDAGSLVVTYVGSDNSIHHRLLSLDVSDARAGSLQDLLLQEPELLQLGRVDRLPTAMKY; this is encoded by the exons ATGGCGGCGCCGGCAGAACCCGGTGGAATCGAGGGCTACCTCGGCCTCCGCGACGTGCGGGTCGAGCTGGACCTGGGTAAGGCCCGAGGCGGGGGAGAAGGAGGCGAGGGCGCGGGCGGAGGATTCGCCGTCTGCTTCTGGCTCTACCTCTCCGGCTCCGCGAGGCCTTCCCCGGTTATCCTTCACCAG ATAACTGCAGGAGATGGCAATAAGTTGCCATTTCTTGCTTTAAGTGAAGGAAATAAGCTGCTTCTCTTCCCATTGCTGAGTTTGCACAAGCAAGCTCCTAGTTCCTCTAATTCCTCTCCATGGACTGACACGACCTATATATCGGCTGTAAATGAATGCCCTCTTGAGCACTGGATACACATTGGATGCGAG GTTACTGAAAATGTTATGCGCCTTCACATTGATGGCGATCTAGTTGCCGAGGCTCATCTTTGTTCACTATCTAGCCAGCTAGACAATCAAGATGATGCATACCAAGTTTGCTTACTTGGAAACAATGGCAAGGTCGACGGCTATGTCTACAATGTCCAAGTGCTATCTATGCTAGGAGCCATACAGGAGCAATACACAGAG AATCCACCGTCTAAGCTATCTATTGACTACTCGTGCTGCGACGGAATTGAGGAGGGCGATGATGGCATTTGGTGCATTGTCGGTGGGAAG GCTTCTTGTCGGAGGAACTTCATGTTGGAAGTAGTACTAACGAACGCTTTTGGTGAACATATGAACAAGGATACACAG ATTGTTGCTTCACTTGTCTACGCTGACAATGGAGCATTAGTCGAGAAATCAAGGGATGATGCAGAACCTCCCCTACTGATTGCTTGCGAAGGACTTGAATACCCAGCTGAAAGCAGGCCTCTTCCAATTCTTCGTGGGCGTGCACTATTTAAGCTCAAGATATCTCAG CTCTCTTCTAAATGTGACAATAAGCTGTTCCGCATTTATTTCTCAACACTTCACACACGCAAATATCCTTTTCTGGAGGCATCTTCCAAGCCAATTCGCTGTATATCCCGAGGCCGCCCCAGCCGTCCATTGAGTGCTGCAAAGCGGACAAGTTCTGCAACAGtcgatgaaattcatttgtttaaCAATGGACAAGGTCTTGATCGTGATGGCAAAGCAAATTCTTGCTCACTGTCTCATGATCAAAGTTCAGTGGCGTGTTTGCATCCATCCAAGTTTCTCAAGGTAGAAGGCGATGGAACAGAGACTCACAAAATGGTATCCCAG AGTAAGCAGGCTAGAAAGATGGTAGTGGAAGCACAAAGTGTCAGAACTGAATCTACGATGTCAGACTCCGACAGCATTGATGCGAGAAGTTCTTGGAGTGGATCAGATAAGGATGAAGCTGAAACTCTTTCAGATGCTATGATCTTCAGATATTGTCTAGAAGGAACGTATGAGCGGTCAACATTTCTTAAAAGCGCAGCTTCTTCCATCATTGTGGACGATTTGATCACACTTGCAAATGAGGTCTCTTTGTATAGTGGATGCTCCCATCACAG AAACCAAATATTAATTTCAAAGCAATTGCTTGAAGAGGGTGCTGTAACTTGGAGCATAATCTCAAAGAACAAGGAGCGTGCTCTTTGGTCATCTGCAGTTCCTGAAATCATGTCAAAATTTATGGACATCGCGCATTCTACAAACAGAGGTTTGTCAGAACAG GATCTGGAGGTTTTAAAAGGAATTGCTGGCTGTGGGGCTGATCTTGGAAGGAACGAATTTGATAGGCTATGGTATTGGCTATACCCAGTGGCCGTTTCTCTGTCGAAAGATAAAATCAACAGCCTATGGGGTTGCACTGCACCTGCGTGGATAGAGGGATTGATTACAACAGAGGAAGCCGAGAATGCACTAAGAAGCTCCAGGGAACTGCTCAAGAAGCCGGGAACATTCGTTCTCAGATTCCCTACCACACGAAGCTGGCCACATCCAGATGCTGGAAGCCTCGTTGTCACCTATGTTGGCTCCGATAACTCAATTCACCACAGACTTCTATCCCTGGATGTCAG CGATGCTAGGGCTGGGAGTCTACAAGATTTGCTGCTGCAGGAGCCTGAACTACTCCAGTTAGGCAG GGTTGATCGCCTACCGACTGCCATGAAATATTAA